The sequence ACGTGAGCCTGATCCTCTCAAGGGGCCGAGGCTCCGCCGAAGCCCTATCAAAAGGACCGAAGCCGGGGCGATTCGGTGCGGCGGGTCCGCGGGCCGGGCAGAGAGCACGATCGAAGAAGACCGTGCGTTCTCCGGTCGTGCAGGATTCACACGACCATATGACGCCAAGCGATCGGCCGCCTGCGCCGCCGCCTGAAGACTCGGTCTTGGCCGTGCGCCGCCCGCTGGTCGGCGCGCTGCGGAAGCGGGCTCATGCCGTACCGCTGGACCGTCCCGTGGCGCTCTGGTCCGTGGAAGGGGAAGTGGATATGCCGCTAGAGGAAACAACCGTGCGCGCATCAAAGAAAAAGCCGCGCGCCAGGAGATGGGGTCGGGCCGCCATCAGCGCGTTCGTCACTCTGGTGGCCCTGGTCACCATGACCGCCGGCGCCACCGCGAGTGGAACGCCCGAGGAGCCCTCGGAGGGGCCGGCGCGTTTCGCCCCCGGGTTCACCCACGGAAAGGTCGCTGTGGACGGCGGCACCATCCACTACGTCCGCGGCGGGTCGGGCCCGGCCATCGTGCTCCTGCACGGCTGGCCGGAGACCTGGTTGATGTGGCGTGATGTGATGCCCGAGCTCGCCCGCGAGCACACCGTGATCGCGATCGACCTGCCGGGGCTGGGAGCCTCCTCCATTCCGACCGGCGGCTACGACAAGGTCACCACCTCACGGCGGATCCGTCAGGCCGTCAACCGGCTGGGCTTCACCCAGGTGGAGATACTCGGCCACGACCTCGGTGTCCTGATCGCCTACCCCTACGCGCGTGACTTCCCCAACGAGGTCACCCGGCTGGCCATGATCGAGTCGCCGCTGCCCGGCTTCGGCCTGGAGGAGCTCTACGGCCTCAGCTGGCACTTCCGGTTCAACTCGTCCCCCTCGCCGATCCCCGAGCGGATCATGGACAATGACGACGTCAGCACCTATCTCGGCATGATGTTCAACTTCAGCCACCGTCCGGACGCGATCGACCGCGAGCGGTACTACAAGGCCTACGCGGACCCGGCCAGGCGCACCGCGGGATACGAGTACTACCGGGCGTTCGCCGCGGACGCGGAGAACAACAAGGCCAACGCGGGCAGCCGCCTGGCCATGCCGGTGCTGGGGATCGGCGGGCAGTATTCGTTCGGGCCCGGCGTCGCGAGCTCGTTCCAGCAGGTCGGCGACGACGTCCGCACGGCGGTGGCACCCGACTCCGGCCACTTCGTCCCAGAGGAGAACCCGCGCTTCACCATCGACTGCGCGAAGCTCTTCTTCGGCGCCCAGAGCGGCACGCCGTCGCAGCCCGAACTCGCCGGCTGCGCCCCGTAGCGCCGGCACCGGCCCCGGGGGACCCGCCCCGGGGATCGGACCGGAGGCCGTACGGAGAAACCTGACCGGAGGCCGCGCCTGAGCGACCCGCCGGAGGCACTACCCGGGCGACCGGCCGGAGGCCGTACCGGAACATCGGCCTCCGGCCGGGTCGCTCCCGCGATGCACAGACACAGATGACGTATGTCCGGCCGGGTCGCTCCCGCGATGCACAGATGACGTATGTATCGCATATATCGCAGATGTCCTGGAGTGCCCGCAGTGCGCTCCGACCGCCTCGCGGACCCTCCCAGGCGGCCTCATCGACCCCGCTCCCAGGCGGCCTCGCCGACCCGCTCCTCGGTCGCCTCGCTCCTCGGTCGCCTCGCGGACCCGCTCCCCGGTGGCTTCGCGCACCCGCTCCCCGGCCGCTCCGCCGCCCCGCCTTCTGCCGCGTCTCCCGCTCCACCCCGGATCTCCCGCCGGAACGGATCGTCTCTGCCGTACGGATCCACCGATGATCCATGACGGCGGCGACGGCCCCGCACAGGTGAGCGACGGCCCCGCCCAGGTGATGGGACCGGGCCGGGCCCGCCTGTAGCATGCCGCTCGCCTGGCTGGTCTGACACCGATTCACAAGCAAGGAGCGCCTTGTGCGAGACATCACGGTATTCAGCGGTAGCGCCCACCCCGAGCTGGCGGCGGAGATCTGCTCCCACCTGGGGACTCCGCTGCATCCGGTCCGGGTCAAGCGTTTCGCCAACGACTGCATGGAAGTGCAGTTGCAGGCCAACTGCCGGGAACGCGACGTGTTCCTCATCCAGCCGCTCGTCCCGCCGGTCCAGGAGAACCTCGTCGAGCTCCTTCTCATGCTGGACGCCG comes from Streptosporangium roseum DSM 43021 and encodes:
- a CDS encoding alpha/beta fold hydrolase; this encodes MRASKKKPRARRWGRAAISAFVTLVALVTMTAGATASGTPEEPSEGPARFAPGFTHGKVAVDGGTIHYVRGGSGPAIVLLHGWPETWLMWRDVMPELAREHTVIAIDLPGLGASSIPTGGYDKVTTSRRIRQAVNRLGFTQVEILGHDLGVLIAYPYARDFPNEVTRLAMIESPLPGFGLEELYGLSWHFRFNSSPSPIPERIMDNDDVSTYLGMMFNFSHRPDAIDRERYYKAYADPARRTAGYEYYRAFAADAENNKANAGSRLAMPVLGIGGQYSFGPGVASSFQQVGDDVRTAVAPDSGHFVPEENPRFTIDCAKLFFGAQSGTPSQPELAGCAP